The following DNA comes from Streptomyces sp. NBC_00273.
CAGCGCCACCTCGCCGGGCCCAGTGGATGCCGAGTTCGGCGAGGGCGGCGAGCCGCGCTGGGTCGAGCTTGTCGGGCCTGCTCTTGGTGTTGCTCAGCCAGACTCCGAGCCTCACGGCGTGCTCCTGGCCGCCGACGTCCATGGTCTCGACGTGGCCCCTGGGGACCGCCACGGACCCCGTACGCGCCACGTACTGCTGGAGGGCCTGAAGGCCCTTCTGAAAGGCTTCCCCGCCCGCGCGCGGCCGGGACGCCGTCGTCGTCTTCGCCGCCGCTTTGCGGGCCTGTGAGGCCTTCTGGGGCTTCACGCCGAGCGTGGCGAGCCGGCTCCGCTGCTCCTCGCCCAGCCGGTCCCAGCCCCGCGCCGACACCGCCCCGGTCGGCAGCATCCAGCCCATCCACCCATCCGCCCACCCGGACTCCGGCCTCTGCTCGCGCCCCGTACGTGCTCGGAGGATCGGTAGAACATCGCGTCACGCGAGCCGCTCGTTGGCGAGTATTTCTCGAACTGGGCCCGGTCGAGCGGGGATAGCCTTGCTGCATGGTTGGAGGTGACGGGGGAGAGACCGAGACGGACTGCCAGGTTGTCTGGTCGGTCGAGTCTGGTTTAGACGGGCAGTGGCGTTCGGTTTCAGGGGCCTGTGATGAGCGGGACGAGGCTTTGGAACGACTTGAGTGGTGCCGGGTGCACGCCCCGCCCGCGGTGTCCTATCGCCTCGTTCGTAGAACCACCCGAGTGACGACCGCGGTCGAGGACGTCTGAACC
Coding sequences within:
- a CDS encoding helicase associated domain-containing protein — its product is MGWMLPTGAVSARGWDRLGEEQRSRLATLGVKPQKASQARKAAAKTTTASRPRAGGEAFQKGLQALQQYVARTGSVAVPRGHVETMDVGGQEHAVRLGVWLSNTKSRPDKLDPARLAALAELGIHWARRGGAVA